The following proteins are co-located in the Solanum pennellii chromosome 8, SPENNV200 genome:
- the LOC107026919 gene encoding probable cyclic nucleotide-gated ion channel 14 isoform X1, producing the protein MVTFKPHLRKFLNVSTIFVGIFVCKGSDGVQESQDGKNLESSREKNENHVLEKQLPLYLDGRNVDKVGASKVPKFGKFKVFPENYVPGKKKILDPGSEIVIQWNRVFLFSCLMALFMDPLFFYLPSVVNRGKSSCMTIDLNLGISVTCFRTVADVFYLLHVIFKFRTAYVSRSSRVFGRGELVMDKKLIARKYLKSEFFIDAIAALPLPQIVIWFIIPTIRSSHSDHTNNALVLIVLLQYLPRLYLIFPLSSQIIKAAGVVTKTAWAGAAYNLLLYMLASHVLGASWYLLSIERYATCWKIACEKELSPLQCSSRFLDCGTTDHADRITWVNSTQVFSNCYPSNSTIFDFGIFANAVTNNVVSSKFLEKYLYCLWWGLQNLSSYGQNLTTSTYIWETSFAILIAIFGLVLFAHLIGNMQTYLQSITVRLEEWRLKRRDTEEWMRHRQLPQDLQERVRRFVQYKWLATRGVDEESILLALPSDLRRDIQRHLCLDLVRRVPFFSQMDDQLLDAICERLSSSLSTQGTYIVREGDPVTEMLFVIRGTLESSTTNGGRTGFFNSITLRPGDFCGEELLAWALLPRSTLNLPSSTRTVRALSEVEAFALHAEDLKFVANQFRRLHSKKLQHTFRYYSHHWRTWAACFVQAAWRRFKRRKLAKELYRGESLSYAPEDDQSAYESECEHEDDQQTKTTPTNSSNVKQNLGVTILASRFAANTRRGVQKMKDMDMPTFQKPEEPDFSAEPDDD; encoded by the exons atggTTACTTTCAAACCCCATTTGAGAAAATTCTTGAATGTTTCAACTAT ATTTGTAGGTATTTTTGTCTGTAAAGGTTCTGATGGAGTTCAAGAAAGCCAAGACGGTAAG AATCTTGAAAGTTCACGGGAGAAGAATGAGAACCATGTTCTTGAAAAGCAGCTACCTTTGTATCTTGATGGTAGAAATGTTGACAAAGTTGGAGCTAGTAAAGTTCCTAAATTTGGGAAATTTAAGGTTTTCCCAGAAAATTATGTACCTGGGAAAAAGAAAATTCTTGATCCAGGAAGTGAAATTGTTATACAATGGAATAGGGTGTTCTTGTTTTCTTGTTTGATGGCTCTCTTCATGGATCCATTGTTTTTTTACCTTCCATCAGTGGTGAATAGGGGGAAATCTTCATGTATGACAATTGACTTGAATCTTGGGATTAGTGTTACATGTTTTCGAACAGTAGCAGATGTTTTCTATTTGTTACATGTGATATTTAAGTTTAGGACTGCTTATGTTTCAAGAAGTTCAAGGGTGTTTGGAAGGGGTGAACTTGTTATGGATAAGAAATTGATTGCAAGGAAGTACTTGAAGTCTGAATTCTTCATTGATGCTATTGCTGCTCTGCCTCTTCCGCAG ATTGTAATATGGTTCATCATACCGACAATTAGAAGTTCTCATTCCGATCACACCAACAATGCGCTTGTATTAATAGTCCTGCTGCAATATCTGCCAAGACTCTATCTGATTTTCCCATTGAGTTCTCAAATTATTAAAGCTGCTGGAGTTGTCACGAAAACAGCTTGGGCCGGGGCGGCTTACAATTTGCTACTCTACATGTTGGCAAGCCAT GTCCTTGGTGCTTCCTGGTACTTATTGTCAATTGAGAGATATGCTACATGCTGGAAAATAGCTTGTGAAAAGGAGCTTAGTCCTTTACAATGCTCCAGTCGTTTTCTTGACTGTGGTACTACAGACCATGCAGACAGGATAACATGGGTAAACAGCACCCAAGTTTTCAGCAACTGCTATCCTTCTAACTCGACCATTTTCGACTTTGGAATATTTGCAAATGCAGTTACAAACAATGTTGTCTCCTCAAAGTTCCTTGAGAAGTACTTGTACTGTTTGTGGTGGGGTTTACAAAATTTGAG TTCTTACGGCCAAAACTTGACCACAAGCACATATATATGGGAAACTTCATTTGCCATTCTTATTGCTATTTTTGGGCTAGTTCTGTTTGCTCATTTGATTGGAAACATGCAG ACATACTTACAATCTATCACTGTGAGGCTTGAAGAATGGAGGCTCAAGCGACGAGATACTGAAGAATGGATGAGGCATCGCCAACTTCCTCAGGATCTACAAGAACGTGTTAGACGTTTTGTACAGTACAAGTGGCTTGCTACTCGAGGAGTTGATGAAGAATCTATCCTGCTTGCTTTACCTTCAGACCTTCGTCGTGACATCCAACGTCACCTATGTTTAGACCTTGTTCGGCGT GTTCCCTTCTTCTCGCAAATGGATGATCAACTGCTTGATGCCATATGTGAACGTCTGAGTTCTTCGTTAAGTACTCAAGGAACGTACATTGTACGTGAGGGTGATCCAGTAACTGAAATGCTCTTTGTTATTAGAGGAACATTAGAGAGCTCAACTACAAATGGTGGGCGGACAGGCTTCTTCAACTCAATTACTTTGAGGCCAGGTGACTTTTGTGGTGAGGAACTCCTTGCCTGGGCGTTGTTGCCACGATCCACTCTTAACTTGCCTTCATCAACGAGAACAGTGAGAGCGCTATCAGAAGTAGAAGCTTTTGCATTACATGCAGAGGATCTCAAGTTTGTAGCCAATCAATTCAGACGTCTTCATAGTAAGAAGCTACAGCACACTTTCCGTTATTACTCTCACCACTGGAGAACTTGGGCTGCCTGTTTTGTTCAAGCTGCTTGGCGTCGTTTCAAGAGGAGAAAGCTAGCCAAAGAACTTTATAGAGGTGAGTCCTTGTCTTATGCTCCTGAGGATGATCAATCAGCATATGAAAGTGAATGTGAACACGAGGATGATCAACAAACAAAGACTACACCAACAAACTCTTCAAATGTAAAGCAAAACCTTGGAGTTACAATATTGGCATCAAGATTTGCTGCAAACACAAGGAGAGGAGTTCAGAAGATGAAGGATATGGACATGCCTACGTTTCAGAAGCCCGAGGAGCCTGACTTTTCGGCTGAGCCAGATGACGACTAG
- the LOC107026919 gene encoding probable cyclic nucleotide-gated ion channel 14 isoform X2, with translation MFQLCIFVCKGSDGVQESQDGKNLESSREKNENHVLEKQLPLYLDGRNVDKVGASKVPKFGKFKVFPENYVPGKKKILDPGSEIVIQWNRVFLFSCLMALFMDPLFFYLPSVVNRGKSSCMTIDLNLGISVTCFRTVADVFYLLHVIFKFRTAYVSRSSRVFGRGELVMDKKLIARKYLKSEFFIDAIAALPLPQIVIWFIIPTIRSSHSDHTNNALVLIVLLQYLPRLYLIFPLSSQIIKAAGVVTKTAWAGAAYNLLLYMLASHVLGASWYLLSIERYATCWKIACEKELSPLQCSSRFLDCGTTDHADRITWVNSTQVFSNCYPSNSTIFDFGIFANAVTNNVVSSKFLEKYLYCLWWGLQNLSSYGQNLTTSTYIWETSFAILIAIFGLVLFAHLIGNMQTYLQSITVRLEEWRLKRRDTEEWMRHRQLPQDLQERVRRFVQYKWLATRGVDEESILLALPSDLRRDIQRHLCLDLVRRVPFFSQMDDQLLDAICERLSSSLSTQGTYIVREGDPVTEMLFVIRGTLESSTTNGGRTGFFNSITLRPGDFCGEELLAWALLPRSTLNLPSSTRTVRALSEVEAFALHAEDLKFVANQFRRLHSKKLQHTFRYYSHHWRTWAACFVQAAWRRFKRRKLAKELYRGESLSYAPEDDQSAYESECEHEDDQQTKTTPTNSSNVKQNLGVTILASRFAANTRRGVQKMKDMDMPTFQKPEEPDFSAEPDDD, from the exons ATGTTTCAACTAT GTATTTTTGTCTGTAAAGGTTCTGATGGAGTTCAAGAAAGCCAAGACGGTAAG AATCTTGAAAGTTCACGGGAGAAGAATGAGAACCATGTTCTTGAAAAGCAGCTACCTTTGTATCTTGATGGTAGAAATGTTGACAAAGTTGGAGCTAGTAAAGTTCCTAAATTTGGGAAATTTAAGGTTTTCCCAGAAAATTATGTACCTGGGAAAAAGAAAATTCTTGATCCAGGAAGTGAAATTGTTATACAATGGAATAGGGTGTTCTTGTTTTCTTGTTTGATGGCTCTCTTCATGGATCCATTGTTTTTTTACCTTCCATCAGTGGTGAATAGGGGGAAATCTTCATGTATGACAATTGACTTGAATCTTGGGATTAGTGTTACATGTTTTCGAACAGTAGCAGATGTTTTCTATTTGTTACATGTGATATTTAAGTTTAGGACTGCTTATGTTTCAAGAAGTTCAAGGGTGTTTGGAAGGGGTGAACTTGTTATGGATAAGAAATTGATTGCAAGGAAGTACTTGAAGTCTGAATTCTTCATTGATGCTATTGCTGCTCTGCCTCTTCCGCAG ATTGTAATATGGTTCATCATACCGACAATTAGAAGTTCTCATTCCGATCACACCAACAATGCGCTTGTATTAATAGTCCTGCTGCAATATCTGCCAAGACTCTATCTGATTTTCCCATTGAGTTCTCAAATTATTAAAGCTGCTGGAGTTGTCACGAAAACAGCTTGGGCCGGGGCGGCTTACAATTTGCTACTCTACATGTTGGCAAGCCAT GTCCTTGGTGCTTCCTGGTACTTATTGTCAATTGAGAGATATGCTACATGCTGGAAAATAGCTTGTGAAAAGGAGCTTAGTCCTTTACAATGCTCCAGTCGTTTTCTTGACTGTGGTACTACAGACCATGCAGACAGGATAACATGGGTAAACAGCACCCAAGTTTTCAGCAACTGCTATCCTTCTAACTCGACCATTTTCGACTTTGGAATATTTGCAAATGCAGTTACAAACAATGTTGTCTCCTCAAAGTTCCTTGAGAAGTACTTGTACTGTTTGTGGTGGGGTTTACAAAATTTGAG TTCTTACGGCCAAAACTTGACCACAAGCACATATATATGGGAAACTTCATTTGCCATTCTTATTGCTATTTTTGGGCTAGTTCTGTTTGCTCATTTGATTGGAAACATGCAG ACATACTTACAATCTATCACTGTGAGGCTTGAAGAATGGAGGCTCAAGCGACGAGATACTGAAGAATGGATGAGGCATCGCCAACTTCCTCAGGATCTACAAGAACGTGTTAGACGTTTTGTACAGTACAAGTGGCTTGCTACTCGAGGAGTTGATGAAGAATCTATCCTGCTTGCTTTACCTTCAGACCTTCGTCGTGACATCCAACGTCACCTATGTTTAGACCTTGTTCGGCGT GTTCCCTTCTTCTCGCAAATGGATGATCAACTGCTTGATGCCATATGTGAACGTCTGAGTTCTTCGTTAAGTACTCAAGGAACGTACATTGTACGTGAGGGTGATCCAGTAACTGAAATGCTCTTTGTTATTAGAGGAACATTAGAGAGCTCAACTACAAATGGTGGGCGGACAGGCTTCTTCAACTCAATTACTTTGAGGCCAGGTGACTTTTGTGGTGAGGAACTCCTTGCCTGGGCGTTGTTGCCACGATCCACTCTTAACTTGCCTTCATCAACGAGAACAGTGAGAGCGCTATCAGAAGTAGAAGCTTTTGCATTACATGCAGAGGATCTCAAGTTTGTAGCCAATCAATTCAGACGTCTTCATAGTAAGAAGCTACAGCACACTTTCCGTTATTACTCTCACCACTGGAGAACTTGGGCTGCCTGTTTTGTTCAAGCTGCTTGGCGTCGTTTCAAGAGGAGAAAGCTAGCCAAAGAACTTTATAGAGGTGAGTCCTTGTCTTATGCTCCTGAGGATGATCAATCAGCATATGAAAGTGAATGTGAACACGAGGATGATCAACAAACAAAGACTACACCAACAAACTCTTCAAATGTAAAGCAAAACCTTGGAGTTACAATATTGGCATCAAGATTTGCTGCAAACACAAGGAGAGGAGTTCAGAAGATGAAGGATATGGACATGCCTACGTTTCAGAAGCCCGAGGAGCCTGACTTTTCGGCTGAGCCAGATGACGACTAG
- the LOC107026919 gene encoding probable cyclic nucleotide-gated ion channel 14 isoform X5: MFQLCSDGVQESQDGKNLESSREKNENHVLEKQLPLYLDGRNVDKVGASKVPKFGKFKVFPENYVPGKKKILDPGSEIVIQWNRVFLFSCLMALFMDPLFFYLPSVVNRGKSSCMTIDLNLGISVTCFRTVADVFYLLHVIFKFRTAYVSRSSRVFGRGELVMDKKLIARKYLKSEFFIDAIAALPLPQIVIWFIIPTIRSSHSDHTNNALVLIVLLQYLPRLYLIFPLSSQIIKAAGVVTKTAWAGAAYNLLLYMLASHVLGASWYLLSIERYATCWKIACEKELSPLQCSSRFLDCGTTDHADRITWVNSTQVFSNCYPSNSTIFDFGIFANAVTNNVVSSKFLEKYLYCLWWGLQNLSSYGQNLTTSTYIWETSFAILIAIFGLVLFAHLIGNMQTYLQSITVRLEEWRLKRRDTEEWMRHRQLPQDLQERVRRFVQYKWLATRGVDEESILLALPSDLRRDIQRHLCLDLVRRVPFFSQMDDQLLDAICERLSSSLSTQGTYIVREGDPVTEMLFVIRGTLESSTTNGGRTGFFNSITLRPGDFCGEELLAWALLPRSTLNLPSSTRTVRALSEVEAFALHAEDLKFVANQFRRLHSKKLQHTFRYYSHHWRTWAACFVQAAWRRFKRRKLAKELYRGESLSYAPEDDQSAYESECEHEDDQQTKTTPTNSSNVKQNLGVTILASRFAANTRRGVQKMKDMDMPTFQKPEEPDFSAEPDDD; the protein is encoded by the exons ATGTTTCAACTAT GTTCTGATGGAGTTCAAGAAAGCCAAGACGGTAAG AATCTTGAAAGTTCACGGGAGAAGAATGAGAACCATGTTCTTGAAAAGCAGCTACCTTTGTATCTTGATGGTAGAAATGTTGACAAAGTTGGAGCTAGTAAAGTTCCTAAATTTGGGAAATTTAAGGTTTTCCCAGAAAATTATGTACCTGGGAAAAAGAAAATTCTTGATCCAGGAAGTGAAATTGTTATACAATGGAATAGGGTGTTCTTGTTTTCTTGTTTGATGGCTCTCTTCATGGATCCATTGTTTTTTTACCTTCCATCAGTGGTGAATAGGGGGAAATCTTCATGTATGACAATTGACTTGAATCTTGGGATTAGTGTTACATGTTTTCGAACAGTAGCAGATGTTTTCTATTTGTTACATGTGATATTTAAGTTTAGGACTGCTTATGTTTCAAGAAGTTCAAGGGTGTTTGGAAGGGGTGAACTTGTTATGGATAAGAAATTGATTGCAAGGAAGTACTTGAAGTCTGAATTCTTCATTGATGCTATTGCTGCTCTGCCTCTTCCGCAG ATTGTAATATGGTTCATCATACCGACAATTAGAAGTTCTCATTCCGATCACACCAACAATGCGCTTGTATTAATAGTCCTGCTGCAATATCTGCCAAGACTCTATCTGATTTTCCCATTGAGTTCTCAAATTATTAAAGCTGCTGGAGTTGTCACGAAAACAGCTTGGGCCGGGGCGGCTTACAATTTGCTACTCTACATGTTGGCAAGCCAT GTCCTTGGTGCTTCCTGGTACTTATTGTCAATTGAGAGATATGCTACATGCTGGAAAATAGCTTGTGAAAAGGAGCTTAGTCCTTTACAATGCTCCAGTCGTTTTCTTGACTGTGGTACTACAGACCATGCAGACAGGATAACATGGGTAAACAGCACCCAAGTTTTCAGCAACTGCTATCCTTCTAACTCGACCATTTTCGACTTTGGAATATTTGCAAATGCAGTTACAAACAATGTTGTCTCCTCAAAGTTCCTTGAGAAGTACTTGTACTGTTTGTGGTGGGGTTTACAAAATTTGAG TTCTTACGGCCAAAACTTGACCACAAGCACATATATATGGGAAACTTCATTTGCCATTCTTATTGCTATTTTTGGGCTAGTTCTGTTTGCTCATTTGATTGGAAACATGCAG ACATACTTACAATCTATCACTGTGAGGCTTGAAGAATGGAGGCTCAAGCGACGAGATACTGAAGAATGGATGAGGCATCGCCAACTTCCTCAGGATCTACAAGAACGTGTTAGACGTTTTGTACAGTACAAGTGGCTTGCTACTCGAGGAGTTGATGAAGAATCTATCCTGCTTGCTTTACCTTCAGACCTTCGTCGTGACATCCAACGTCACCTATGTTTAGACCTTGTTCGGCGT GTTCCCTTCTTCTCGCAAATGGATGATCAACTGCTTGATGCCATATGTGAACGTCTGAGTTCTTCGTTAAGTACTCAAGGAACGTACATTGTACGTGAGGGTGATCCAGTAACTGAAATGCTCTTTGTTATTAGAGGAACATTAGAGAGCTCAACTACAAATGGTGGGCGGACAGGCTTCTTCAACTCAATTACTTTGAGGCCAGGTGACTTTTGTGGTGAGGAACTCCTTGCCTGGGCGTTGTTGCCACGATCCACTCTTAACTTGCCTTCATCAACGAGAACAGTGAGAGCGCTATCAGAAGTAGAAGCTTTTGCATTACATGCAGAGGATCTCAAGTTTGTAGCCAATCAATTCAGACGTCTTCATAGTAAGAAGCTACAGCACACTTTCCGTTATTACTCTCACCACTGGAGAACTTGGGCTGCCTGTTTTGTTCAAGCTGCTTGGCGTCGTTTCAAGAGGAGAAAGCTAGCCAAAGAACTTTATAGAGGTGAGTCCTTGTCTTATGCTCCTGAGGATGATCAATCAGCATATGAAAGTGAATGTGAACACGAGGATGATCAACAAACAAAGACTACACCAACAAACTCTTCAAATGTAAAGCAAAACCTTGGAGTTACAATATTGGCATCAAGATTTGCTGCAAACACAAGGAGAGGAGTTCAGAAGATGAAGGATATGGACATGCCTACGTTTCAGAAGCCCGAGGAGCCTGACTTTTCGGCTGAGCCAGATGACGACTAG
- the LOC107026919 gene encoding probable cyclic nucleotide-gated ion channel 14 isoform X3 gives MELLEKGSDGVQESQDGKNLESSREKNENHVLEKQLPLYLDGRNVDKVGASKVPKFGKFKVFPENYVPGKKKILDPGSEIVIQWNRVFLFSCLMALFMDPLFFYLPSVVNRGKSSCMTIDLNLGISVTCFRTVADVFYLLHVIFKFRTAYVSRSSRVFGRGELVMDKKLIARKYLKSEFFIDAIAALPLPQIVIWFIIPTIRSSHSDHTNNALVLIVLLQYLPRLYLIFPLSSQIIKAAGVVTKTAWAGAAYNLLLYMLASHVLGASWYLLSIERYATCWKIACEKELSPLQCSSRFLDCGTTDHADRITWVNSTQVFSNCYPSNSTIFDFGIFANAVTNNVVSSKFLEKYLYCLWWGLQNLSSYGQNLTTSTYIWETSFAILIAIFGLVLFAHLIGNMQTYLQSITVRLEEWRLKRRDTEEWMRHRQLPQDLQERVRRFVQYKWLATRGVDEESILLALPSDLRRDIQRHLCLDLVRRVPFFSQMDDQLLDAICERLSSSLSTQGTYIVREGDPVTEMLFVIRGTLESSTTNGGRTGFFNSITLRPGDFCGEELLAWALLPRSTLNLPSSTRTVRALSEVEAFALHAEDLKFVANQFRRLHSKKLQHTFRYYSHHWRTWAACFVQAAWRRFKRRKLAKELYRGESLSYAPEDDQSAYESECEHEDDQQTKTTPTNSSNVKQNLGVTILASRFAANTRRGVQKMKDMDMPTFQKPEEPDFSAEPDDD, from the exons ATGGAACTTCTTGAAAAGG GTTCTGATGGAGTTCAAGAAAGCCAAGACGGTAAG AATCTTGAAAGTTCACGGGAGAAGAATGAGAACCATGTTCTTGAAAAGCAGCTACCTTTGTATCTTGATGGTAGAAATGTTGACAAAGTTGGAGCTAGTAAAGTTCCTAAATTTGGGAAATTTAAGGTTTTCCCAGAAAATTATGTACCTGGGAAAAAGAAAATTCTTGATCCAGGAAGTGAAATTGTTATACAATGGAATAGGGTGTTCTTGTTTTCTTGTTTGATGGCTCTCTTCATGGATCCATTGTTTTTTTACCTTCCATCAGTGGTGAATAGGGGGAAATCTTCATGTATGACAATTGACTTGAATCTTGGGATTAGTGTTACATGTTTTCGAACAGTAGCAGATGTTTTCTATTTGTTACATGTGATATTTAAGTTTAGGACTGCTTATGTTTCAAGAAGTTCAAGGGTGTTTGGAAGGGGTGAACTTGTTATGGATAAGAAATTGATTGCAAGGAAGTACTTGAAGTCTGAATTCTTCATTGATGCTATTGCTGCTCTGCCTCTTCCGCAG ATTGTAATATGGTTCATCATACCGACAATTAGAAGTTCTCATTCCGATCACACCAACAATGCGCTTGTATTAATAGTCCTGCTGCAATATCTGCCAAGACTCTATCTGATTTTCCCATTGAGTTCTCAAATTATTAAAGCTGCTGGAGTTGTCACGAAAACAGCTTGGGCCGGGGCGGCTTACAATTTGCTACTCTACATGTTGGCAAGCCAT GTCCTTGGTGCTTCCTGGTACTTATTGTCAATTGAGAGATATGCTACATGCTGGAAAATAGCTTGTGAAAAGGAGCTTAGTCCTTTACAATGCTCCAGTCGTTTTCTTGACTGTGGTACTACAGACCATGCAGACAGGATAACATGGGTAAACAGCACCCAAGTTTTCAGCAACTGCTATCCTTCTAACTCGACCATTTTCGACTTTGGAATATTTGCAAATGCAGTTACAAACAATGTTGTCTCCTCAAAGTTCCTTGAGAAGTACTTGTACTGTTTGTGGTGGGGTTTACAAAATTTGAG TTCTTACGGCCAAAACTTGACCACAAGCACATATATATGGGAAACTTCATTTGCCATTCTTATTGCTATTTTTGGGCTAGTTCTGTTTGCTCATTTGATTGGAAACATGCAG ACATACTTACAATCTATCACTGTGAGGCTTGAAGAATGGAGGCTCAAGCGACGAGATACTGAAGAATGGATGAGGCATCGCCAACTTCCTCAGGATCTACAAGAACGTGTTAGACGTTTTGTACAGTACAAGTGGCTTGCTACTCGAGGAGTTGATGAAGAATCTATCCTGCTTGCTTTACCTTCAGACCTTCGTCGTGACATCCAACGTCACCTATGTTTAGACCTTGTTCGGCGT GTTCCCTTCTTCTCGCAAATGGATGATCAACTGCTTGATGCCATATGTGAACGTCTGAGTTCTTCGTTAAGTACTCAAGGAACGTACATTGTACGTGAGGGTGATCCAGTAACTGAAATGCTCTTTGTTATTAGAGGAACATTAGAGAGCTCAACTACAAATGGTGGGCGGACAGGCTTCTTCAACTCAATTACTTTGAGGCCAGGTGACTTTTGTGGTGAGGAACTCCTTGCCTGGGCGTTGTTGCCACGATCCACTCTTAACTTGCCTTCATCAACGAGAACAGTGAGAGCGCTATCAGAAGTAGAAGCTTTTGCATTACATGCAGAGGATCTCAAGTTTGTAGCCAATCAATTCAGACGTCTTCATAGTAAGAAGCTACAGCACACTTTCCGTTATTACTCTCACCACTGGAGAACTTGGGCTGCCTGTTTTGTTCAAGCTGCTTGGCGTCGTTTCAAGAGGAGAAAGCTAGCCAAAGAACTTTATAGAGGTGAGTCCTTGTCTTATGCTCCTGAGGATGATCAATCAGCATATGAAAGTGAATGTGAACACGAGGATGATCAACAAACAAAGACTACACCAACAAACTCTTCAAATGTAAAGCAAAACCTTGGAGTTACAATATTGGCATCAAGATTTGCTGCAAACACAAGGAGAGGAGTTCAGAAGATGAAGGATATGGACATGCCTACGTTTCAGAAGCCCGAGGAGCCTGACTTTTCGGCTGAGCCAGATGACGACTAG
- the LOC107026919 gene encoding probable cyclic nucleotide-gated ion channel 14 isoform X4 → MEFKKAKTVRFYNDGKQNLESSREKNENHVLEKQLPLYLDGRNVDKVGASKVPKFGKFKVFPENYVPGKKKILDPGSEIVIQWNRVFLFSCLMALFMDPLFFYLPSVVNRGKSSCMTIDLNLGISVTCFRTVADVFYLLHVIFKFRTAYVSRSSRVFGRGELVMDKKLIARKYLKSEFFIDAIAALPLPQIVIWFIIPTIRSSHSDHTNNALVLIVLLQYLPRLYLIFPLSSQIIKAAGVVTKTAWAGAAYNLLLYMLASHVLGASWYLLSIERYATCWKIACEKELSPLQCSSRFLDCGTTDHADRITWVNSTQVFSNCYPSNSTIFDFGIFANAVTNNVVSSKFLEKYLYCLWWGLQNLSSYGQNLTTSTYIWETSFAILIAIFGLVLFAHLIGNMQTYLQSITVRLEEWRLKRRDTEEWMRHRQLPQDLQERVRRFVQYKWLATRGVDEESILLALPSDLRRDIQRHLCLDLVRRVPFFSQMDDQLLDAICERLSSSLSTQGTYIVREGDPVTEMLFVIRGTLESSTTNGGRTGFFNSITLRPGDFCGEELLAWALLPRSTLNLPSSTRTVRALSEVEAFALHAEDLKFVANQFRRLHSKKLQHTFRYYSHHWRTWAACFVQAAWRRFKRRKLAKELYRGESLSYAPEDDQSAYESECEHEDDQQTKTTPTNSSNVKQNLGVTILASRFAANTRRGVQKMKDMDMPTFQKPEEPDFSAEPDDD, encoded by the exons ATGGAGTTCAAGAAAGCCAAGACGGTAAG gttttataATGATGGGAAACAGAATCTTGAAAGTTCACGGGAGAAGAATGAGAACCATGTTCTTGAAAAGCAGCTACCTTTGTATCTTGATGGTAGAAATGTTGACAAAGTTGGAGCTAGTAAAGTTCCTAAATTTGGGAAATTTAAGGTTTTCCCAGAAAATTATGTACCTGGGAAAAAGAAAATTCTTGATCCAGGAAGTGAAATTGTTATACAATGGAATAGGGTGTTCTTGTTTTCTTGTTTGATGGCTCTCTTCATGGATCCATTGTTTTTTTACCTTCCATCAGTGGTGAATAGGGGGAAATCTTCATGTATGACAATTGACTTGAATCTTGGGATTAGTGTTACATGTTTTCGAACAGTAGCAGATGTTTTCTATTTGTTACATGTGATATTTAAGTTTAGGACTGCTTATGTTTCAAGAAGTTCAAGGGTGTTTGGAAGGGGTGAACTTGTTATGGATAAGAAATTGATTGCAAGGAAGTACTTGAAGTCTGAATTCTTCATTGATGCTATTGCTGCTCTGCCTCTTCCGCAG ATTGTAATATGGTTCATCATACCGACAATTAGAAGTTCTCATTCCGATCACACCAACAATGCGCTTGTATTAATAGTCCTGCTGCAATATCTGCCAAGACTCTATCTGATTTTCCCATTGAGTTCTCAAATTATTAAAGCTGCTGGAGTTGTCACGAAAACAGCTTGGGCCGGGGCGGCTTACAATTTGCTACTCTACATGTTGGCAAGCCAT GTCCTTGGTGCTTCCTGGTACTTATTGTCAATTGAGAGATATGCTACATGCTGGAAAATAGCTTGTGAAAAGGAGCTTAGTCCTTTACAATGCTCCAGTCGTTTTCTTGACTGTGGTACTACAGACCATGCAGACAGGATAACATGGGTAAACAGCACCCAAGTTTTCAGCAACTGCTATCCTTCTAACTCGACCATTTTCGACTTTGGAATATTTGCAAATGCAGTTACAAACAATGTTGTCTCCTCAAAGTTCCTTGAGAAGTACTTGTACTGTTTGTGGTGGGGTTTACAAAATTTGAG TTCTTACGGCCAAAACTTGACCACAAGCACATATATATGGGAAACTTCATTTGCCATTCTTATTGCTATTTTTGGGCTAGTTCTGTTTGCTCATTTGATTGGAAACATGCAG ACATACTTACAATCTATCACTGTGAGGCTTGAAGAATGGAGGCTCAAGCGACGAGATACTGAAGAATGGATGAGGCATCGCCAACTTCCTCAGGATCTACAAGAACGTGTTAGACGTTTTGTACAGTACAAGTGGCTTGCTACTCGAGGAGTTGATGAAGAATCTATCCTGCTTGCTTTACCTTCAGACCTTCGTCGTGACATCCAACGTCACCTATGTTTAGACCTTGTTCGGCGT GTTCCCTTCTTCTCGCAAATGGATGATCAACTGCTTGATGCCATATGTGAACGTCTGAGTTCTTCGTTAAGTACTCAAGGAACGTACATTGTACGTGAGGGTGATCCAGTAACTGAAATGCTCTTTGTTATTAGAGGAACATTAGAGAGCTCAACTACAAATGGTGGGCGGACAGGCTTCTTCAACTCAATTACTTTGAGGCCAGGTGACTTTTGTGGTGAGGAACTCCTTGCCTGGGCGTTGTTGCCACGATCCACTCTTAACTTGCCTTCATCAACGAGAACAGTGAGAGCGCTATCAGAAGTAGAAGCTTTTGCATTACATGCAGAGGATCTCAAGTTTGTAGCCAATCAATTCAGACGTCTTCATAGTAAGAAGCTACAGCACACTTTCCGTTATTACTCTCACCACTGGAGAACTTGGGCTGCCTGTTTTGTTCAAGCTGCTTGGCGTCGTTTCAAGAGGAGAAAGCTAGCCAAAGAACTTTATAGAGGTGAGTCCTTGTCTTATGCTCCTGAGGATGATCAATCAGCATATGAAAGTGAATGTGAACACGAGGATGATCAACAAACAAAGACTACACCAACAAACTCTTCAAATGTAAAGCAAAACCTTGGAGTTACAATATTGGCATCAAGATTTGCTGCAAACACAAGGAGAGGAGTTCAGAAGATGAAGGATATGGACATGCCTACGTTTCAGAAGCCCGAGGAGCCTGACTTTTCGGCTGAGCCAGATGACGACTAG